The Schistocerca piceifrons isolate TAMUIC-IGC-003096 chromosome 5, iqSchPice1.1, whole genome shotgun sequence DNA segment TGTGTGATGCAATAACTGCAAGAAATATAAGTGAGCTTaaagaagaggaaacaaaaatacaAACTGTAGTTGCCAATATGCAAAATTGGAGAAACATTCTACGTTTCTCAGTTCCAGcaattttcataatatttattgGTTCATGGAGTGACCGTACCAATAAGCGGAAGCCTTTGCTATTGTTTCCAATATTTGGAGAACTTTTATCTAGCATTGGACTTTTGCTATGCACCTACTATTACCTGGAGTGGCCTGTGGAAGTTGCAGGAGTGATTGAGGGCTTATTTCCAGCAGTTACAGGCAGCAATATGGTATTCACCATGGCTCTGTATAGTTATGTGTCAGATATTACAACAGAAGAAGATAGAACATTTCGCATTGGTATAATAAACATGGTTATTTTCTTGTGCTCATTAGTTGGACAATTCATTGGTGGTATACTCCTTGAAAAAGTTACATTTTATGGCATGTTTTCAATTGCTGCCATCTCATATGCCTGTGGCCTTATATATTGTTGGTTTTATGttaaagaaatacaaaaagatacaatttctttgactgatagaaacaaaaaaatcaatttttttgacgTTGGTCTTGTgagagaaacattttttatcttaTTCAAAAGAAGAGAAAACTATGAAAGACTAGTGTTGTGTCTACTAATGTGTGCATTTATATCATCAGCTGGTCCTCCCTTCGGTAAGTTAGCTGTATTaattctttctcttttttgaaTGAAGTAACTTCATTTGTTTTATCTTCTTACACTCAGACTCTGTTTTTAGGGGAGACAACACTtgcatatttcttcatgagacagcAGTTTGGTTGGGATGAAAAAGATGCCACTTACTTTTTTACATACAGTGCAGTTATTTCTTTCATAGGTGACTGATTTTTATATACTCTCTGACATCTGAAACATAAGTTATTTagttacaaaaatagaaaaatactCCTTTTTCTTTCTATTCCAGGAACACTTTTCACAGTAAGTGTGCTAAGCAAAATGGTTAAATTGAATGACTGCTTGATTGGATTAATAGTGAGCATTAGCAGACTGATTGCTGATTTTTGTTATGCTTTCACTTATAGAGAATGGCAGCTGTACTTGGGTGAGTTATGACAGATTATTCATGGTATGATACAGCATACTgattatttataaagattattaagTTGCTTCAAGCAATTATTCTACCAGCGTGCTGTCATATTGATGGGTTAAAGTGTTTAGTAATTTTTAAAAGACTTTTGATCACTTGGTAACTCAGTCCATACTGCTTATCACACTTCTTATAAATATGTACAAATTAAAACTAGGAATATGCAGGCTACATTGCATTCTAAATTATTCCTCATGTTCCATAAATTTGACCATGAAGGAGAGCCTTCAAGGATGTAGAACAAGTCAAGGTTTACAGGCAAATCAGTGCAGACAGTTCCTATAAATCATACTAACAACAAATTCTCTTTGGTGCTAGTCTACACTCATTGCTAATTATAGGTTATGTTATCTGACTGATTCCAAATAGCACTATCATTTGACTGCATAGTGGAAGAATTAAATATAGAGTGGTGCAAAATGAATGCATAGATTTTAGTTGCATAGTACAAACCACTCtcccttcttctgcaacagacaaaacttcattatcagcAACTGATCCTGGGTGACATCATCACTTGTAATCTACCCCTCgctcatgtttatttatttatttatctatttatttattcatccgtaaacaaatttctttgtatggatgtcgtcatttTACAGAcatatgtacattattttgtcacataagatAATGAAATACAAGCTATTTTATCATTGAATTACATAATGCAGAAGAACCTGCTTCAATCAAAAGAAATAGATCACAAGACTCCTCTAATACCTGTATGGGTAAATTACAATCTAGAATGTCCACTTTATAATAGATTAACCTGATTATGTATTTATGCCAATTTTATGCTGCATGAATTCTCTAATCGAGTAaaaactattttttagtaattattctttaaggaatgctttaaatttacagagtacctttatgtttttgatttctttggcaatttattgtatatcTTGTCACCTTGGTAAAACACAGTGGTTtgggttttagttttattcattctgtCTAGATACAAGCAATTACTGTTTCTGGTTTGGTGATAATGTATGTAGCTGTTTGTTAAatattgctcaatatttttgtgGATAAAAACTGTAGTTTGCAAGATATATTCACTTGGCATTGTCAGAATACCCCATTTTTTAAATAGCTCACTGCAGTGTGCTCTTTTGTGGctcttgctcattattctgatagctcgtttttgcaatctgaacacatatttcacattttgggCATTTGCACCCCAGAATGTTATGCTGTAACTTATATATAGAATGTATGTGTGCAAAGTATGTCATTCTCTGGCTTGAACTATTGCACACAATGGCTAATATCCGTGAGACATAGCATGCTGTGCTAACTTTTTTCCCAAGCATCCTAATATGTTCATCCCATTTTAATTGTTGATCAACATAAATACCCAAAAATGTTGTGCTGGCTACACACTCTATGGTTTCATTTTGAACTTTACGTTTTGTCATATtcgtttttttctttatataataGTTATGTTATTAGCCTTTTTCACGTCAAGGGTTACTTTATTGTTGTCATTTGTTGAGTGTCACTCACTTCATaattaactcttttaataagcttcaagaggagtaagatttaggATAAACTTTTTTACTTCTTTTCTAGTAGTTGGCTCCATTTCTTCACACCTAGgagctgattcttgaagctgaagatTTTTGATACTATAGGTTCTCATGGTTGCAATTGATATGACAAATTTTGAAAGAATTTCCTGCGAAgttatttctgtttctgtaatttttattctttcacatttttctttatcacactgtctttacaatttccacttcaaaaTCGAAAATTgcattgttattgccaaacataaaaacatgtacaatcacatcagaggcatgcccactactaatcTATTCTgaagtactaacaatattccaaaaaatttacaaattttcttgacaaatgaatttccaccaatgtatatcattattttataaatgaacacagaagtaaatgtaataaatatcatgtgattgcacaattaataataggaattttaagtgtgccagatatttcataatttcaaatgcttctaaaagaaacaaataattttaactgaACATACTACAGAGTtggtacatattgattgtaacaacaaaaatgaagtaatttctttttataaattttagcctgaaatataaaacattatgtacaaaatcatatgcaattcttttaaaaaacagttgagataatattaacctgtttaaaaatgcgtaaatattttttggtattgcctacttctgttgaggaaaagtaatgcttgaGGAGGGTGTTCCTTTACAGTGCTAAACCTCACTTTTGCTTACACAGTTTTGTAGATAAGCAAAACTGTCACTACTGAGCAGCAGACAACCTGAAAAAATTGCATCATGAACCACTGCACAGCACTAAAGTGGCTGTGTGATGTGGAGTTTCCAAAGTGGGCATCATTGGGCTTTTTttcagcacagctcaaagatttcATTTATGATTCCCTGAAACTACGCTGTTTTATTTTTTAACCTAAAACTGAATGATCAGGATGCTTTGCCTCCTGCCATTTATCATTGATAGACTAACCATTTATTGTGGAGCTAACATTTATTTGATGAAAGTTtgatacagaaataaataattcgACTATGCCCTTTGATTCTTGTTGCTGTGGGGAACTAACTAAAGCTGGACCTCAGTAACACTACGAACCCCCATTCGGTACTCCCTAAGATGAAATCAATGTTGAAATACCTGCATACAGTGGCTTTCAGGTTTCTTCCACAAAATCTTATTACCACTCTCTCTAAATTCCTGAAAGTGATTTAAAACCAGATTTTACCTTGTCTGTAATTCATGGGTGCACTCACAGTTTGTGAGATTTGTCCTACAGACTTTACATCTGCAAGGTCAGCTGAATAGCTCAAATGAAATGTTGCTATATATCTTTCAATGTGCTACTCTCCTCCATGTTGAGAATTTGTATTATTCGCATGTCTTAGGTTTTATGTGGCACATATTTTAATGTCCCCTGGTgtctttcaaataaataaataggcCATTTGTTTGTTATATATCTCCGATTATTCATTTGTAGATTAATATCTACCCAATGTAGTGCACTACGCAATCTTCATCATTGTTGCACAATAGCTGAAGGTATAGAGAAAATTTATAAATACTTCCTTTACACATTTCAAGTGATTGTAGCATCAGATAGGTCTAAGGTCTCAGACAAACTCTCAGTATTAATATATCTACTTTAATGTAACTTCTACCCAATGTAGCACACTGCACAATCTTCATCATGGTTGGACAAAAGCTGAAGTTATAGAGCAAATTTATAAACACATCCTTTCAATGAGATACCCTCACTTCAAGTGATTTTAGCATCAGGTAGGTCTAACATCTCAACAAACTCCCAGTATTAATATATCATTACTTTAATGTGACTTTCTTACAACATGTGTTTGCAGAAAACAGTAGCAGTGTAAAAAACAGAACAGAAATTAATaattcttttaaataaattacatactgacataccagcaattaataatagaaatatgCTTTTACACTGTAGGCAATTTGAATAGAGTGTGAATTTGGCACTTATCTAACAAAACTATATGTTAAAATTAGATTGCTTAAAGATGTGGCTTTTTCAATGCTGATCAATTAATTTAATActgtaaaaatataaactgaatcttGGTATTAAAATCAATACAAACCAGTTGTGTTTTGAAGTTGGAAATTATAATGCAGTTCATTTGTGACTTGTTTCAATAAATCCTCAATCCATACAGATTGACAAAATGTGGAATGTTTTCTGGGTGTTTTGTCACCTGAAATTTCCAGCAAGTTATTAATTCtctgaaagataattgctttttgTAACATAAAATTTAGTAAACTATGTgttacatgaatttcagtgttgcttccattatgtaatatttttgtaggTTATTTATGAATTGTGGTCAATAGCAAACTAGATTGGGAGTCACTGTAATTTAAATTGCCTCACTATTTATTAGTattaattaatttcatattttcaatCCTGGTAGAAATTTTGGCATTGCTAATTAGTAGAAAATAATTCAACTGTGATCCTGTTGAGTATATTAGAATATCATGGCTGTCACATATATAACTGCTGTGCCACGTACTTGTGTTATTCACCAAACAATAGCTTAAAGATATCAGCTGAATTGTCCAATACCCCTGACCTTGTGCTTTGGTTCTCGGCAATTGACCAGGCTGTAAAATGAATTGATTAATAGCATGAGGAAAACGTTAAAATATTCTGTTAGGATTCTATTCATATTGCACTATGGTGTAATTCTATTAATTTTGCCCAGATTTAAgtttgaacttttttatttatgaTTCTATCATTTTGATCTtacacaaaatgtatttttttttcagaaccCCATGTATCAACAAACAAGTGTAAATAAAAACATATATTAATAATGTCACAGCTTTATTTATGTTACGACAGTTTTGATGTtacacaaaatgtaattttttttcaaaactctGTGTATCAACAAACAAGTGTAAATAAGAACATATATTAATGATGTCACAGCTTAATCATGAAAATTCAATGTGTGAAGTGTATCAAACATTCAAAAAGTGAGTAAATATCATCACTGGTATTAGAAGTTCTCTAAATCTGTTTAGAACCATACTTCCATTCAGCCGTCAAACTTCAATGTGCAATAACAGGTCTCCATACTGGCTATCCAGTTGTTCTAATAACACTCAATTTTTTTCTCTAGAGTGGTTATGAGCAAATTACATTCACAATTTCTGTGACAATACTCATAAATgtgcctcctaatatcatgttgtaTCTTCTTCCCAGGATAGTGTAGCAATTCGATGTGGCAtaaactcaacaagtcattggagtcccctgcaaaaatattgagccctgctgcttctatagccatccataattgcaaaagtgctgATGTAGGATTttgtgccaccaccagcttgcacagtaccttattAACAACTTTGGTCtatggcttcatggagtctgcatCACTGTCAAACCCTACCATCAccacttaccaaatgaaatcatgGGTCTATGGCTTCACAGAGTCTGCATCACTGTCAAAccataccatcatctcttaccaactgaaatcataactcacctgaccaggccatggttgtcCAGTCATCCAgaatccaactgatatggtcacaagcccaggagaggcactgcaggcaatgtctagctgttagcaatggcactcacACAGTAGTCTTTTGCCACAGCCCAACATCAAATTTCACTGCATTGCCTTAACAGACACATTCATCATAcattctacattgatttctgcagttatatcacacattgtttcttgtctgttaacTGACAACTCTCTGCTGCTCTTGGTTGTTACATGAATGCCATATACCACTGCATTGTCTATGGTGAAAGATATTGCCTGGAATGTGGTATTTTCAGCgcgcttttgacactgtggatcatgaaatattgaattccctaacaatttccaaaatggaatgtctcatgcatctagctccaactaccatttcacattcaaagtatgttaattcccgtcatgcagccataatcacattggaaacattCTTGCATGAGTCACATGATTCCAAATGATGGCTCTgctaatgcactgcctttttatacattGTGCACGTGattctacagccatctgtatatgtgcatattgataTCCTATGACTTTCATCACTTTAGTGTATATCTTGGCATGTGGACTCCATAGTTCTGATCAGCAGCACTTAGCAGTACTTGGATGACTAGGCACAATAGTGGTGTGGGTATGTTCATTGCCAGCTCTACAACATATTATTTCTTGATGTTGACTACAATGTTGCTGAGTTGTGCTGCACTGGGGTGTGTATTGTTGCACTATTTTCATAGAGAATGTTTCAAAAATGAGTGAGGAAGTGGTTTTTCGACAAGTCAGAACAAACAGCAATCTCAGTTTCAATAACACAAAGTATTTAACTGACCATTACCTCCAATGTGCACATTGTTGTTTTGTTGAGCTCATAGACAATGGTTTGTGTTGTCTATTGGAGGTGGAGctattcttctccccccccccctgcctcacccccccccctcctctcccccacctTCTGCTGCCCCACCCTCTGCCGCCCCACCGCACCTTATCATCTCCCTGCTCACTGAAACCCTCTCTCTTAATGCACCAAGTTACAGTTGGTGAGTAGTAACCTGGCCATGCTGGAGGAGAGGCTATTGCTTGGCACAAGCATTTAAGGCAGTGAAATGCAGATGAAACCGAAAGAGACAAAGAGAGTGTTGTCAGATTTATAATCTACATATACCATGCCACCACATATTGTTAATAAACTGGTTCATTTAAGCACATATTTTAGACAAAGATTTGAAAAGCTATGATGATCAACTGGTCAGTTGTGATTGATGGGTTGAGCACCCCTGCTCTAACCTATCACATTTTATGTCTTCTAATTCAGTGTATTTACCATTGTTAATAATATCAAATGACTTTTCAATCAGTTTAATGCTCACTTCAGAACTGTGATGTCTCACCTCTCCACAACAGTTTTCAACTGAAGTTTCTGTACTAATTGGTTTCTGGTTACTGTTAGGCATTCTTTCTTCAGAGTAGTTATAAAATATCTTTTGATACTTCTTTCATCAAGCTGGATATATTTGTTTTCTAATCACTGCCAGTTTTTCCCTACAGAATTTGCCACAAGACACCATTCCTAAATTTGTCCAAGTTTTGTACAGAAGCCTTCACTCTTTCCCATAGCAACATCTGGTTTTACACATAGTTCATTTTGGTTGgtatttaaatgatcttcatcccTGCTATTATCATACACATGAGCAGAATTAGGCGTTTCTAACACAGGAGATTTTTGATAATCCATATCTTTGTTATGGTCTCCTACAACATCTGACAGCTTCAGAATATCTAAAACTTCATTTTCTTTGTCTTTAAACACCACTTCTTCACTTAAACATAGTAACCCACTTCTTTTCATTTTAAACTTCCATCTCTTCAGCATCTTTGTTTAacttattattaaaaatattttcaacttcttactttttgttcgtaaagttttcattcaatttgatggtaatactgtcttcctgtgctcttggttgacctgtttctcttttaataatattccaaattgttttaattttattatcagagttgctgatttcagacatgatacacatacttctggattttttaataacttttcttaatataacacagtagtttttataatgtttgatagtttctgggtcacaactctttcttgctgtcagatacatttcccttttccggttacaagatatttttatacccttagtaagccatggtttgttacaaggtttcttacgagtatatttaactattttctaggggaagcagttttcaaatgcatttacaaaaatgtcatgaaataaattatattttaaattggcatcaggttcacggtacatctcatcccagtctaactgctgtaggctttcgctgaaatttgcaattgttaaatcgttgactgaacgtactactttggaggactgtttagtattgctgaatggagctatgtcatatattgtaactagcttgcaccatgatcagaaagaccattctcaacaggctgagcatttatctggttaaactcatcttggtctataaagaagttatctatcagtgaactgctatcctttaccacccaagtaggaaaatcaataacgggtgtcaaattgaaagaaccgagtaatacttcaaggtcatttttcctattaccctccttcagggaatctacattgaagtccccacaaataataatttgcttccccctgtctgacagatagcacaacaaggagtccaaatttttcagaaatagatgaaaatttcctgatggggacctatatacagttacaattataaatgtgcctttatttaatttaagctcacaggcacatgcttctatatgtttctctacacaaaacttttttgtttctatactttttgcacaatgataacttttgacatatatggcaactcctcctttctccatattttctctcattacatgtgcagagagcttatatccacttacatttaccttatccatatcagtaacaatgtgatgctcagacaggcatagtatatctatttcatcctcagcttctaaatcttctaaacaaaccagaagctcatctattttattctttaaactcccaatattttgatgaaatatacttacattatttttaattatacttttatgagaacctttccttattctaacatttgcagtactctcctgtctgagtttgtCATTGTGCTTagacctagttcctataccagtggtcacatggtgttcagagaggcagattatgtcaactgggttgggtgactttaattcatcaatgcaattacctaggactgagatacaacttggtggacataaaatttctggtgattggtgaaaatttataattgatagctgtgattggtgatccagtgTGCTAGAATTGttctgtttaatctctttcctaaactgaagatttgtttcaatcctgacctctcgtagaacttgacaactttctgtcttacctatcctaaaaaaggtgctgctccaacacctgtaaccactggtattttaccattcatggcagtgcctcccccccttaaatttcctgctattaccccagccagtttccccttccctttcctgttgtaaATTTACTATGCTACAAACTGTGCTATACATACATTGTCAGCTAATGTATTTATTGTGTCCAATAGAGTCCCCTGGAAAACTTCAAAGCAGATTATCTCTGTAAAttcatgaaaaacattaagaacaaccaaaTTCTCAGCACTTTTTAACCATGTTCCACATGCATGTTTCACTAAGGAACAACAAGCAGCCTTAGCCATTTTCATAGTGCGTGTTAACAGCATGACGATCAGAACACAACAgcacagaggctgtgactgtatatgatttctgaaataaaaactacatagctaaagcttGATTAAGAGATACGTCAATGGTTGTTAACACATTTGAGTATCAttaagtttcatttaatgtaacttagtaataatatacctTCCAGGAGCATAACGCCACCAATGTTTGAGTGTTATGGCTCTGACCAATCAtctcatttgtgtttgtttacatcaggtttattcttatgatgaacagagtatatcCATGGTCCCTGCACTAACATCATCATATGCTATCATACTGTGGACTGCCAATGGAGAGGTTCTCAGTTTAATGTGCTAATCCTTTCATCAGTAGGTTTAGAGGGTTACTGTGGTTGATTGTACTCTGTCCGCTGTCTGCTTGCAATTTCAGACACACCATTCATTTGTTTACTACGCCAGCCAGTCAGGCTCCAGCTCTCAATTGATATGATTTTTTTTgtcatagtatatttattaaattttgttcttgtttttctgTTCAAGAGTTTTAATCTTGCacttttgtaagtgtaaattcattcagtctgtagcacAGTGGTTACTCACTGAACAGCCAGGTACGTAGCTCATTAACGCATCAGTGTCAGTTGGTGAAACACCAGCAATGTAGCAACACGCATAGCTAGAATTCTATCTCGTTTTACAGTTTACTTCTTCAAACGATGGAAAATACAAgacagaatgtaacaatataatgaaaaggatagttcctACGCACCATTTAGTggcgatgctgagtcgcagaaaggcacaacaaaaacattgttaAATTAACTTTCAGCCAACAACACCTTTATCAaaaataggaaacacacacacacacacacacacacacacacacacacacacacacacacacacatggctagGATGTGTTCATGCTGTGTGTGGACACAGGAGATTGGTCAGTCGCCTTCAGACTGCTGTCTTGGAGTGTAGCAGTGGCAGAGAAAGTGGCGCATTGCATGAGATACCTCAGGTGCCACTTGTTTCGCCCATGGGCTCTGCTTCCAAGGCACCTCCTAGTATACCcgacgtaggggggggggggtctgctctcacagcagggtgagtggcgaTTGGTAATACATTCATGTTGCTCGAGGtcgagggccaatgtggagactggctgcCTGGCCTTGCTCATTCACCCTGTGAGCAGAcaggctgctccttcagcaggatCCAAGGAGGCATGTGGagagaggggtttactagttattgggagctccagtgttaggagCCACTTAGACAGATAtaattcagggctggaaagaaagccaatgagcACTCAGTATGTCTGCCAGAGGTTCTCATCCAAGCTGTGGGGATGGCCTTGCATATTGCTTTTGAGCATGTAGGATACAGTCGTCTGCAAGCTGTGGCTCTCGTCAGCACCAACAGTAACTGTCACATAGGTTCTGAGGCAATTCTCAGTTCATATAGGTATGCTATAAGAATAGTTTGTAAAGCTGATAGCAAAATGTCATGCAGAAGCCTCTTTGGGTTCTAGGTATTCTTACACTCACATGCCAATAAATATACTGCTTaggagcagtggcatttttcaaaacagatttctttcttctagcataCATAGATAAAGTAATCTACAAGTAATTATCATAAGCATCAGTTTGAGTAGAAAActagtacttactaaaattttgcaatggaaaaacataaaataacaaggTGATCTGACATCAGAAAAATGTCAGATTGCTTCATTATTTGGTGTTTCTCCAACGTGAAATTTTAGTGAGTACTAGTTTTTATTCTTTTTGCTATGTTTTATGATATATCTGATATTTCCACCTCTTTGTGGGGATCTAGTCTCTGTATGATGTGTAATTTTGACATTATGTTTCTGGGTTTGTAGTTATTGCTCTAACATTGTCTTCAGGTTacatgtatttctgaagaagatgaaTTTACATCTGCTAGAACCATGGTAAAAGTTTGAATAAAATCACATTTTGTTGTGACTGGTTAGCTGCTTTGAATATATTTACTGTACATGGAATTTATGAATGTATCAAATAGTTCatttccttaactttattgacAAGTAGGCTACTACATACAGTAAAAGATGAGCTATTGGTCAGTTCTATTACAAGTGCCACCTCTCTGATGTCTCCATCCATGGCTCTGCCCATATCAAGCCCACTAACCATCAATACTACTTGCATTTTCATAGGTAtcttcccttccacaccaaaaaatttcTCGTAGATAGTCTCACAACATGTGGAATGCACGTCTGCAATAACAAGAATCCTCTTGTTCAGTATACTGAAGGGCTCTGTAAGCCCTCCACAGACATGCAGTATGTCCAAAACCTAGTCCACAGATAGCCTTTGACTGTTTAACATTGTGCCCAGAAATGAGAAACATCCTATACACCCACAATCCTTCATACCCTTCCCAAAGTGGTATCTTGCTGCCAGTCCAATTTATGCAATACCCTAATCTTTTCTATACAAGCTCAGCTGCAATATGCATACTAACCACAAGTCCACCCAAATGAATGGCCACTTCCAAACTGCTGCTTGACTGTTCAAGGTTTAGCTTTGCCTACTTAAAACCTCACTCTGAATATCTAATTTGACGTTCAATTGTGTgattactgaatctaacttaagactTTCATCACTTAGTTTTGTCTTAATGAAGCATTTGGAGCATTTAAACCTGCTCTTTGAGCATCTAacttcatatacatctacatgacaactctgcaattcacatttaagtgcttgacagagggttcatcaaaccacaatcatactatctctctaccattccactcccgaacagcgcgcgggataaacaaacacctaaacctttctgtttgagctctgatttctcttattttgttttgatgatcattcctacctatgtagattgggctcaacaaaatattttcacattcagaagagaaagttggcaacagaa contains these protein-coding regions:
- the LOC124798095 gene encoding proton-coupled folate transporter-like isoform X3: MNRVDPTMDTGPEAAGSNDNETQMNRKLGEKIHYIVTNITVEPLAILYCMPLLLTSFATSNLNLEKACRVNLEYNSTVCDAITARNISELKEEETKIQTVVANMQNWRNILRFSVPAIFIIFIGSWSDRTNKRKPLLLFPIFGELLSSIGLLLCTYYYLEWPVEVAGVIEGLFPAVTGSNMVFTMALYSYVSDITTEEDRTFRIGIINMVIFLCSLVGQFIGGILLEKVTFYGMFSIAAISYACGLIYCWFYVKEIQKDTISLTDRNKKINFFDVGLVRETFFILFKRRENYERLVLCLLMCAFISSAGPPFGETTLAYFFMRQQFGWDEKDATYFFTYSAVISFIGTLFTVSVLSKMVKLNDCLIGLIVSISRLIADFCYAFTYREWQLYLAQTIDLLTGAGLIPVRSVVSKIVPSDEIGRTFSLMGICEGITTFAFGPLYSTTYIATLETFPGAFFLLGTIFALITGAIYITIYVLWKRGKTHLEKHSIEMDAAQNDQTTKEEHVNEAFQTEEQADLDSKL
- the LOC124798095 gene encoding proton-coupled folate transporter-like isoform X4, whose translation is MLVDPTMDTGPEAAGSNDNETQMNRKLGEKIHYIVTNITVEPLAILYCMPLLLTSFATSNLNLEKACRVNLEYNSTVCDAITARNISELKEEETKIQTVVANMQNWRNILRFSVPAIFIIFIGSWSDRTNKRKPLLLFPIFGELLSSIGLLLCTYYYLEWPVEVAGVIEGLFPAVTGSNMVFTMALYSYVSDITTEEDRTFRIGIINMVIFLCSLVGQFIGGILLEKVTFYGMFSIAAISYACGLIYCWFYVKEIQKDTISLTDRNKKINFFDVGLVRETFFILFKRRENYERLVLCLLMCAFISSAGPPFGETTLAYFFMRQQFGWDEKDATYFFTYSAVISFIGTLFTVSVLSKMVKLNDCLIGLIVSISRLIADFCYAFTYREWQLYLAQTIDLLTGAGLIPVRSVVSKIVPSDEIGRTFSLMGICEGITTFAFGPLYSTTYIATLETFPGAFFLLGTIFALITGAIYITIYVLWKRGKTHLEKHSIEMDAAQNDQTTKEEHVNEAFQTEEQADLDSKL
- the LOC124798095 gene encoding proton-coupled folate transporter-like isoform X5, producing the protein MNRDPTMDTGPEAAGSNDNETQMNRKLGEKIHYIVTNITVEPLAILYCMPLLLTSFATSNLNLEKACRVNLEYNSTVCDAITARNISELKEEETKIQTVVANMQNWRNILRFSVPAIFIIFIGSWSDRTNKRKPLLLFPIFGELLSSIGLLLCTYYYLEWPVEVAGVIEGLFPAVTGSNMVFTMALYSYVSDITTEEDRTFRIGIINMVIFLCSLVGQFIGGILLEKVTFYGMFSIAAISYACGLIYCWFYVKEIQKDTISLTDRNKKINFFDVGLVRETFFILFKRRENYERLVLCLLMCAFISSAGPPFGETTLAYFFMRQQFGWDEKDATYFFTYSAVISFIGTLFTVSVLSKMVKLNDCLIGLIVSISRLIADFCYAFTYREWQLYLAQTIDLLTGAGLIPVRSVVSKIVPSDEIGRTFSLMGICEGITTFAFGPLYSTTYIATLETFPGAFFLLGTIFALITGAIYITIYVLWKRGKTHLEKHSIEMDAAQNDQTTKEEHVNEAFQTEEQADLDSKL
- the LOC124798095 gene encoding proton-coupled folate transporter-like isoform X2; translated protein: MEGVAIYTKDPTMDTGPEAAGSNDNETQMNRKLGEKIHYIVTNITVEPLAILYCMPLLLTSFATSNLNLEKACRVNLEYNSTVCDAITARNISELKEEETKIQTVVANMQNWRNILRFSVPAIFIIFIGSWSDRTNKRKPLLLFPIFGELLSSIGLLLCTYYYLEWPVEVAGVIEGLFPAVTGSNMVFTMALYSYVSDITTEEDRTFRIGIINMVIFLCSLVGQFIGGILLEKVTFYGMFSIAAISYACGLIYCWFYVKEIQKDTISLTDRNKKINFFDVGLVRETFFILFKRRENYERLVLCLLMCAFISSAGPPFGETTLAYFFMRQQFGWDEKDATYFFTYSAVISFIGTLFTVSVLSKMVKLNDCLIGLIVSISRLIADFCYAFTYREWQLYLAQTIDLLTGAGLIPVRSVVSKIVPSDEIGRTFSLMGICEGITTFAFGPLYSTTYIATLETFPGAFFLLGTIFALITGAIYITIYVLWKRGKTHLEKHSIEMDAAQNDQTTKEEHVNEAFQTEEQADLDSKL